The following are from one region of the uncultured Hyphomonas sp. genome:
- a CDS encoding glycosyltransferase, with translation MTANSVTVLIPTFNRSELLVEALDSILAQTCRPDEIIVINDGSTDDTIARLEPYRNDIAVLNQDNAGKSSALNKALRLAKGELIWVFDDDDLAEPDALETLLGLLEANPEADFAYGRHDRFEVRPNGDVKWSDTGYWRNSPANDFLYETLLDMFAHQPGMLVRKSLYWKAGPFDESLIRSQDYEMLLRLARHGRPAPTEQVLFHQRQHDRPRGTAANVVESAERDAVWQRYDREIFSRIYQSLPLGKYLPADSSLVEPGMTRRALIRRAIVMARKNLWNEASADFHRAARISDKPLTDEEVADMRSTFMMKYGFDQSLMNPDVRNLFIDMKHASPVGAQMARTAARAMVWRVRLALQEGKLALAFRLTSLIARLSAPSNKVPREVSSSLARR, from the coding sequence ATGACGGCCAATTCGGTTACTGTATTGATACCTACGTTTAACCGGTCGGAATTGCTGGTTGAGGCTCTGGATTCAATCCTGGCGCAAACCTGCCGGCCAGATGAAATTATTGTTATCAATGATGGGTCGACCGATGACACGATTGCGCGCCTTGAACCGTACCGGAATGATATTGCCGTCCTGAATCAGGACAATGCGGGTAAGTCGTCGGCCCTCAACAAAGCTTTGAGGTTGGCGAAGGGCGAACTGATCTGGGTGTTCGACGACGATGATCTTGCAGAACCAGATGCCCTTGAAACATTGCTTGGTCTGCTTGAGGCGAATCCGGAAGCCGATTTCGCCTATGGCCGGCATGACCGGTTTGAAGTCCGCCCGAATGGCGACGTCAAATGGAGCGATACGGGCTATTGGCGCAACAGCCCGGCGAACGACTTCCTTTATGAAACACTTCTCGACATGTTTGCCCACCAGCCGGGTATGCTGGTGCGAAAGTCCCTGTACTGGAAAGCAGGACCATTCGATGAATCGCTGATCCGGTCGCAGGACTATGAGATGTTGTTGCGCCTTGCGCGCCATGGCCGGCCCGCGCCAACCGAGCAGGTCCTGTTCCATCAGCGTCAGCACGACCGTCCGCGGGGCACCGCGGCCAATGTAGTCGAATCTGCCGAACGCGATGCGGTCTGGCAGCGTTACGACCGGGAAATCTTCAGCCGGATCTACCAGTCGCTTCCACTTGGGAAATACCTGCCGGCCGACAGTTCCCTGGTCGAACCTGGCATGACCCGCAGGGCATTGATCCGGCGCGCCATTGTCATGGCCAGAAAGAACCTCTGGAATGAAGCCAGTGCAGACTTCCATCGCGCCGCGCGTATCTCTGACAAGCCTCTGACGGATGAAGAGGTTGCCGATATGCGTAGCACATTCATGATGAAATACGGGTTCGACCAAAGCCTGATGAACCCGGATGTGCGCAACCTGTTTATCGACATGAAGCATGCTTCTCCGGTCGGGGCCCAGATGGCCCGAACGGCGGCCCGGGCCATGGTCTGGCGCGTTCGCCTGGCCCTGCAAGAAGGGAAACTTGCCCTCGCATTCAGGCTTACTTCACTCATTGCGCGTTTGAGTGCGCCGAGCAATAAAGTTCCCCGGGAGGTTTCATCCTCCCTCGCCCGAAGGTAA
- a CDS encoding helix-turn-helix transcriptional regulator has translation MADETDLHVGKRLRRRRRLLGMTQQDLATQVGVRFQQIQKYECGANRITASRLYELAKAMNVSVQYFFDGIPASGAPDAANDAERLESDILSQKETLELVRAYYRLDERPRRRLLELAKALEGDTAGHGAA, from the coding sequence ATGGCTGATGAAACAGACCTGCACGTTGGAAAACGCCTGCGCCGCCGCCGCCGCCTTCTGGGCATGACCCAGCAGGACCTTGCGACCCAGGTGGGCGTCCGCTTCCAGCAGATCCAGAAATACGAATGCGGCGCCAACCGCATCACCGCTTCGCGCCTTTATGAACTGGCCAAGGCGATGAACGTGTCGGTCCAGTACTTCTTCGATGGCATCCCTGCCAGCGGTGCCCCGGATGCCGCCAATGATGCCGAGCGCCTCGAAAGCGATATCCTCAGCCAGAAAGAAACGCTGGAACTGGTCCGCGCCTATTACCGCCTGGACGAGCGCCCGCGCCGCCGCCTGCTTGAACTGGCCAAGGCCCTTGAAGGCGACACGGCCGGCCACGGCGCTGCCTGA
- a CDS encoding SDR family NAD(P)-dependent oxidoreductase translates to MKGKTVAITGCTSGMGLVLAQTCARLGARIVMLNRPSPRADQALQKMLELGADAVLVPCDLSGFAHVRAAGQVLRQRFADTGIDVLCNNAGIMAVPDAATEDGYDVQMQANHLSHFLLTHEIWPLLEKAAHLRGEARVVQHSSGARGKPGRPLHAKYLGPNGGNLGGDGFPGMGRWVRYQQSKLANLMFAYALDAQASKRPGNKVKSLCAHPGPVDSGLQAKTTMAGGDRWLDRLILGRTLKVAQSVEDGTCGIAICCCREGVESGDFFGPQGPQRTGPAEKMPDERNPENERVLWEESLKATGISRFFGD, encoded by the coding sequence ATGAAAGGCAAGACGGTTGCCATTACCGGCTGCACCTCCGGCATGGGCTTGGTCCTTGCGCAAACCTGTGCCCGGCTCGGCGCACGGATCGTGATGTTGAACCGGCCGTCGCCCCGGGCCGACCAAGCACTTCAGAAAATGCTGGAGTTAGGTGCCGATGCCGTTCTTGTCCCTTGCGACCTTTCAGGTTTCGCCCATGTGCGCGCGGCGGGTCAGGTGCTGCGTCAACGGTTCGCGGACACTGGTATCGACGTTCTGTGCAACAATGCAGGCATCATGGCCGTTCCTGACGCCGCGACGGAAGACGGATACGACGTGCAGATGCAGGCAAATCACCTGTCGCATTTTCTGCTGACCCATGAAATCTGGCCGCTTCTGGAAAAGGCCGCCCATCTTCGAGGCGAGGCGCGCGTCGTCCAGCACTCGTCAGGCGCACGGGGCAAGCCCGGTCGTCCGCTTCACGCAAAATATCTGGGCCCGAATGGCGGCAATCTTGGCGGTGACGGTTTTCCGGGGATGGGCAGATGGGTCCGCTATCAGCAATCCAAACTGGCCAATCTTATGTTCGCTTATGCGCTCGACGCGCAGGCTTCCAAAAGGCCCGGCAACAAAGTGAAATCGCTTTGCGCGCACCCCGGCCCGGTCGATAGCGGACTTCAGGCAAAGACCACGATGGCCGGTGGTGACAGGTGGCTTGATCGCCTCATACTCGGGCGCACCTTGAAGGTGGCGCAATCCGTCGAAGACGGCACCTGCGGCATCGCGATCTGTTGTTGCCGGGAAGGCGTGGAAAGCGGTGACTTCTTCGGGCCGCAAGGGCCGCAGCGGACCGGGCCCGCAGAAAAAATGCCTGATGAGCGAAACCCCGAAAACGAGCGCGTCCTCTGGGAGGAGAGCCTCAAAGCAACGGGGATCAGTCGTTTTTTCGGGGATTAG
- the hisN gene encoding histidinol-phosphatase, with amino-acid sequence MSPDFNFDEDLALANRLADAAWSAIRPHFRALSSIDNKAAAGQSYDPVTEADRAAEKAMRDIILRERPQHGITGEEFGESPSSSGWRWVLDPVDGTRAFVAGLPVWTTLIALVDPLGFPVVGVIDQPVLGERYIGWPGGAALQTPGGRSPLQVADIPSLSDAVISTTDPFILTDPEQDAWAELRGATRLARYGLDAYAYARLAGGTVHLVAESGLQAWDVAALIPVVTGAGGHATDWTGAPASLGGQILCAASDKVMDQALALLEPAAL; translated from the coding sequence ATGAGCCCCGACTTTAATTTCGACGAAGATCTCGCACTCGCGAATCGTCTAGCAGATGCGGCCTGGTCAGCGATCCGGCCGCATTTTCGTGCCCTCAGCAGCATCGACAACAAGGCGGCCGCCGGCCAGTCCTACGACCCGGTGACTGAGGCAGACCGCGCCGCCGAAAAGGCCATGCGCGACATTATCCTCCGCGAACGCCCGCAGCACGGCATCACCGGCGAGGAATTCGGCGAATCCCCCTCCTCTTCCGGCTGGCGCTGGGTGCTGGATCCGGTCGATGGCACACGCGCCTTTGTCGCCGGCCTGCCGGTCTGGACCACGCTGATCGCCCTGGTGGACCCGCTCGGCTTCCCGGTGGTCGGTGTGATTGACCAGCCCGTGCTCGGCGAACGCTATATCGGCTGGCCGGGCGGCGCGGCCCTGCAGACACCGGGCGGCCGCAGCCCGCTGCAAGTGGCGGACATCCCGTCCCTGTCAGACGCCGTGATCTCGACGACCGATCCCTTCATCCTGACAGACCCGGAACAGGACGCGTGGGCGGAATTGCGCGGTGCCACACGCCTCGCGCGCTACGGCCTCGATGCCTATGCCTATGCCCGCCTCGCAGGCGGCACGGTGCATCTGGTGGCGGAATCCGGCCTGCAGGCCTGGGACGTGGCCGCGCTGATCCCCGTCGTGACCGGCGCGGGCGGCCATGCCACGGACTGGACCGGCGCCCCCGCCAGCCTCGGCGGCCAGATCCTGTGCGCCGCCAGCGACAAGGTCATGGACCAGGCCCTCGCCCTGCTGGAACCCGCCGCGCTGTAA
- a CDS encoding lipopolysaccharide biosynthesis protein, whose translation MAPNLLRKAGQAVALNAIANWITLIGSFLSIVVIARILTPDDYGVFVMALIVVMLPEVIASGTLGDALVQRKELRPGHINSVFLQSMTLSIAAWGLLILLAPWIAKGFDEPAVAPVLIVIGAILPIGAVTSVPAALLQRDLRYKEITAIDILGTVTAAIAGIVLALLWRNEWALVGMELSRRLVRVCGFLFFAKWVPKIQSNWLDFQELIRFNLANGTSKILQTFDQMLPKMLIGVTLGSHAVGVFNLPERLFQQANQALIAPFAAVAMPVASAMQDNREALHQAMDSAIRMSALLAYPTFMGAFVVAPYAIPVVFGEQWAPSVPIFQIYMVIGLRAPITAIILGVFRGVGRPDVVAWITLTSIIATSTLLVFTYQYGLVAIAFALLAKQIITFVLSTWLIQRVVGFTVLRQLTAGSAAFFASCVMGAAVWMFMDLVPAGGHPLLHVIETIVLGALVYPVALYFFMPRLGRHILRAVGILLSGQPREALKTVRGALTEQGV comes from the coding sequence ATGGCACCCAACCTGCTTCGAAAGGCTGGACAGGCGGTCGCGTTGAACGCGATTGCAAACTGGATCACGCTGATCGGTTCCTTCCTGTCGATTGTCGTCATCGCGCGCATCCTGACGCCGGACGATTATGGCGTGTTCGTGATGGCGCTGATTGTGGTGATGCTTCCGGAAGTGATCGCTTCCGGTACGCTCGGCGATGCGCTGGTCCAGCGCAAGGAGCTCCGGCCGGGCCATATCAATTCGGTTTTCCTGCAATCCATGACGCTGTCGATCGCGGCATGGGGTCTGCTCATTCTTCTGGCCCCGTGGATCGCGAAGGGATTTGACGAGCCAGCGGTTGCGCCGGTTCTGATCGTCATCGGGGCGATCCTGCCCATCGGGGCCGTGACATCCGTGCCCGCAGCCTTGCTGCAGCGGGATTTACGGTACAAGGAAATTACCGCCATCGATATTCTCGGAACCGTGACCGCTGCGATTGCCGGGATCGTTCTGGCTCTGTTGTGGCGCAATGAGTGGGCATTGGTCGGTATGGAGCTGTCGCGGCGCCTGGTGCGTGTTTGCGGCTTTCTGTTCTTTGCGAAATGGGTGCCGAAGATCCAGTCCAACTGGCTGGACTTTCAGGAGCTTATTCGTTTCAACCTCGCAAACGGCACCTCGAAGATCCTGCAGACATTCGACCAGATGCTGCCGAAAATGCTGATTGGTGTGACGCTTGGCTCGCACGCCGTTGGGGTTTTCAACCTGCCTGAACGTCTCTTCCAGCAGGCGAACCAGGCGCTGATCGCACCATTTGCCGCCGTGGCAATGCCGGTCGCGTCGGCCATGCAGGACAATCGGGAAGCGCTGCACCAGGCCATGGACAGTGCAATCCGGATGTCGGCTCTGTTGGCGTATCCGACTTTCATGGGGGCCTTTGTGGTGGCGCCCTATGCCATTCCGGTTGTGTTCGGTGAGCAATGGGCACCGAGTGTGCCGATCTTCCAGATCTATATGGTCATCGGTCTGCGTGCGCCGATTACGGCCATCATCCTTGGCGTGTTCCGCGGCGTCGGCCGGCCCGATGTGGTGGCATGGATCACGCTGACCTCGATCATCGCGACCTCCACCCTGCTGGTGTTTACCTATCAGTACGGCCTGGTGGCCATCGCCTTTGCCCTCCTTGCAAAACAGATCATCACCTTTGTCCTCAGCACATGGCTGATCCAGCGTGTGGTCGGCTTTACCGTCCTGCGCCAGCTGACGGCCGGGTCCGCAGCTTTCTTTGCATCCTGTGTCATGGGGGCGGCGGTCTGGATGTTCATGGACCTCGTGCCTGCCGGCGGACATCCGCTGCTGCACGTCATCGAGACGATTGTGCTGGGCGCGCTGGTCTATCCTGTGGCGCTCTACTTCTTCATGCCGCGTCTCGGCCGGCATATTCTGCGAGCGGTGGGCATCCTCCTGTCGGGCCAGCCGCGGGAAGCGCTGAAAACAGTCCGCGGCGCCCTGACCGAGCAGGGGGTCTGA
- a CDS encoding TetR/AcrR family transcriptional regulator, whose translation MTAINPAARRGRPRNFDTDEVLLQVQDAFWRGGFEGTSIGDLTCATGLNRPSLYGAFGDKHALYVHTLQQYREGMLAAGGKILEDAPTLRTALEDLFRAAIRIYTGDEEALGCFVSSTAPPEAVRDTSIRRELAASNDGLDEMFETRIARAQADGEACTALPPDEAARIASAVLHSLSVRARAGASKRALHALAQSAVDLLAKAPEPGSEHGNEPGSSEGG comes from the coding sequence ATGACCGCGATCAATCCGGCTGCCCGCCGCGGGCGCCCCCGCAATTTCGATACAGATGAAGTGCTGCTACAGGTTCAGGACGCCTTCTGGCGGGGCGGCTTTGAAGGCACCTCGATCGGCGATCTGACCTGCGCGACCGGCCTCAACCGGCCGAGCCTCTATGGCGCATTCGGCGACAAGCACGCCCTCTATGTTCACACGCTGCAGCAGTATCGCGAAGGCATGCTCGCGGCCGGCGGCAAGATCCTGGAAGACGCGCCAACCCTGCGCACCGCCCTCGAAGACCTCTTCCGTGCTGCCATCCGCATCTACACCGGCGATGAGGAAGCCCTCGGCTGCTTCGTCTCCAGCACGGCGCCGCCGGAAGCGGTGCGCGACACCTCCATCCGCCGGGAGCTTGCCGCCTCCAATGACGGACTGGACGAGATGTTCGAGACGCGCATCGCCAGAGCCCAGGCAGACGGCGAGGCCTGCACCGCGCTGCCGCCGGACGAGGCTGCCCGGATCGCATCTGCCGTGCTGCATTCCCTGTCTGTCCGCGCCCGGGCAGGGGCCTCGAAGCGGGCGCTGCACGCGCTTGCGCAAAGTGCGGTGGACCTGCTGGCAAAAGCGCCCGAACCGGGGAGCGAACACGGCAATGAACCGGGCAGCAGCGAAGGTGGCTGA
- a CDS encoding response regulator: MTKILLAEDDDSMRAFLAAALRRAGHEVQDYADGETALAALEREVFDLLLTDIVMPGLDGIELARRGAELDPAMKIVFITGFAAVALSSGSPTPAGAKVLSKPFHLREIVDEVDKVMAA, from the coding sequence GTGACCAAGATCCTGCTGGCTGAAGATGATGATTCCATGCGCGCCTTCCTGGCCGCGGCGCTGCGCCGTGCCGGGCATGAGGTGCAGGACTATGCCGACGGCGAAACAGCGCTGGCCGCGCTGGAGCGCGAAGTGTTCGACCTTCTGCTGACCGACATCGTGATGCCGGGCCTCGACGGGATTGAGCTGGCCCGCCGCGGTGCCGAGCTCGACCCGGCCATGAAGATTGTCTTCATCACGGGCTTTGCCGCCGTGGCGCTGTCGTCCGGATCGCCCACGCCGGCGGGCGCGAAAGTGCTGTCCAAGCCCTTCCACCTCCGCGAAATCGTCGATGAAGTCGACAAGGTGATGGCCGCCTGA
- a CDS encoding TraB/GumN family protein encodes MKRAGWTAFVAAAMMMGVAACGGRGTVEDKPDLSPQAERAARMAEQEALYEAALAEAEASHGAGEPAVWRLADEDTTIYIVGTVHLLRPDLDWRSEEIDTALDEAGTLVFEADVSSPQAASEMMDFVSKHALFTDGRQLTSLLDEDETAELKAALDYLGFPLGAMETFRPWYAAVNLSVLQMQKDGFDPSAGVEQVLEREGKAADKNFAYLETIEEQLGRFADLPDDEQVDFLMSSAGSVEEGSEILDVLVDEWEDGDVAGLAALMSNPEMMGSEAIYDALLKDRNEDWVPKIEAMLDAPGTVLIAVGAGHLAGEDSVIELLRADGYEVEGP; translated from the coding sequence ATGAAAAGAGCGGGTTGGACGGCATTTGTTGCCGCAGCGATGATGATGGGTGTGGCCGCGTGCGGTGGTCGCGGCACAGTTGAAGACAAGCCGGATCTTTCGCCGCAAGCCGAACGCGCCGCGCGTATGGCCGAGCAGGAGGCACTCTACGAAGCCGCCCTTGCCGAGGCGGAAGCGAGCCACGGCGCAGGCGAACCGGCGGTCTGGAGGCTGGCCGACGAGGACACGACCATTTACATAGTGGGCACCGTCCACCTGCTGCGCCCGGACCTCGACTGGCGCTCCGAGGAGATCGACACCGCGCTGGACGAAGCCGGTACGCTGGTCTTCGAAGCCGATGTGTCGAGCCCGCAAGCGGCCAGCGAAATGATGGACTTTGTCAGCAAGCACGCCCTCTTTACCGATGGCCGCCAGCTGACCAGCCTGCTGGACGAGGATGAGACGGCGGAACTGAAGGCCGCGCTGGATTATCTCGGCTTTCCGCTTGGCGCGATGGAAACGTTCCGGCCCTGGTATGCGGCGGTAAACCTGTCCGTCCTGCAGATGCAGAAGGATGGCTTCGACCCGAGTGCCGGGGTGGAGCAGGTTCTGGAGCGGGAAGGCAAGGCCGCAGACAAGAACTTTGCCTATCTCGAAACCATCGAGGAACAGCTGGGCCGGTTTGCGGACCTGCCGGACGATGAACAGGTCGACTTCCTGATGTCTTCCGCCGGGTCGGTGGAGGAGGGGAGCGAGATTCTCGATGTGCTGGTCGACGAATGGGAGGATGGCGATGTCGCCGGTCTTGCCGCGCTGATGTCCAATCCGGAGATGATGGGATCGGAAGCGATCTATGACGCGCTTCTGAAAGATCGCAACGAGGATTGGGTGCCGAAGATCGAAGCCATGCTGGACGCGCCCGGGACGGTGCTGATCGCGGTCGGCGCCGGCCATCTTGCGGGCGAGGACAGCGTGATCGAATTGCTGCGCGCCGATGGCTACGAGGTCGAAGGCCCGTAA
- a CDS encoding TetR/AcrR family transcriptional regulator: MSGATTYHHGNLKEALIDAGLEILDEKGLAGLTLRACATRAGASHTAPKNHFDNLAGLQTAIAARGYQRLYQSMTAGIGPDASRVDKRRGALEGYVAFATSEPGLFELMFSPQRTKSDDPELEKQAARCFAVLGETTSDLIGDHNTQPGAALRMQIMHWSLVQGFAQLKVSGKLDKDGLKDLTIFDVLPDVLDKD, encoded by the coding sequence ATGAGCGGCGCCACAACCTACCATCACGGAAACCTGAAAGAGGCCCTGATCGACGCAGGGCTTGAAATCCTTGATGAGAAGGGTCTGGCGGGGCTGACGCTTCGCGCCTGCGCCACTCGGGCTGGTGCAAGCCACACCGCACCCAAGAACCATTTCGACAACCTGGCTGGCCTGCAGACTGCGATTGCGGCACGCGGGTATCAGCGGCTCTATCAGAGTATGACTGCCGGAATCGGGCCTGACGCGAGCCGGGTCGACAAACGACGGGGCGCACTTGAAGGTTACGTTGCCTTTGCGACATCAGAGCCAGGGCTCTTCGAACTCATGTTTTCACCGCAGAGAACGAAAAGCGATGATCCCGAATTGGAAAAACAGGCCGCCAGATGCTTCGCCGTTCTCGGTGAAACCACATCTGACCTGATCGGGGATCACAATACTCAGCCCGGTGCAGCCCTCCGCATGCAAATCATGCACTGGAGTCTGGTCCAGGGCTTTGCCCAACTCAAGGTATCAGGAAAACTTGATAAAGATGGCCTGAAAGACCTGACCATTTTCGATGTATTGCCTGACGTCCTGGACAAGGATTAA
- a CDS encoding N-formylglutamate amidohydrolase has product MRPTPPLVPMHAGSGPAGAEEFAAPYTLTRPAGQALPFLFASPHSGSLYPSSMLEALRVPVMDLRRTEDAFVEELFAAAPASGASLLAARYARSVADLNRDPRELDATMFDGPPPRTCGMPTARVEAGLGCLPRVAAGGVEIYNRHLTREEGEARLAQIHDAYHACLGDELAALRDTHGHAVLIDCHSMPSVQPGRRALADIVLGDRFGASCDPRLTGRAERVFRELGFSVARNAPYAGGYTTRRYGKPRRGVHALQIEINRGLYMDEQAVERLDGFDDLAGAIEVVIANLLETALILPKV; this is encoded by the coding sequence ATGCGCCCCACCCCTCCCCTTGTTCCAATGCACGCCGGGTCCGGCCCGGCCGGGGCGGAGGAGTTCGCGGCGCCCTATACGTTGACCCGTCCTGCCGGGCAGGCCCTGCCCTTCCTGTTCGCCTCCCCGCATTCCGGATCTCTGTACCCCTCCAGCATGCTGGAGGCGCTGCGGGTGCCGGTGATGGACCTGCGCCGCACTGAAGATGCCTTTGTGGAGGAATTGTTCGCCGCCGCCCCCGCTTCCGGGGCGAGCCTGCTGGCGGCGCGCTATGCCCGGTCGGTGGCAGACCTCAACCGGGACCCGCGTGAGCTGGACGCCACCATGTTCGACGGCCCCCCACCCCGCACCTGCGGTATGCCGACCGCGAGGGTGGAAGCCGGGCTCGGCTGTCTGCCCCGTGTCGCCGCAGGTGGTGTGGAGATCTACAACCGCCACCTGACCCGTGAGGAAGGCGAGGCGCGCCTCGCCCAGATACATGACGCCTATCACGCCTGCCTGGGCGATGAGCTGGCCGCCCTGCGCGACACCCATGGCCATGCGGTGCTGATCGATTGCCACTCCATGCCGTCGGTCCAGCCGGGCCGGCGCGCCCTGGCAGACATTGTCCTCGGCGACCGGTTCGGTGCCTCCTGCGATCCGCGGCTGACGGGCCGGGCCGAGCGGGTCTTCCGCGAGCTTGGCTTCAGCGTCGCGCGCAATGCGCCTTATGCCGGCGGCTACACGACCCGGCGCTATGGCAAGCCGCGGCGCGGCGTCCACGCCCTGCAGATCGAGATCAATCGCGGCCTGTATATGGATGAGCAAGCCGTTGAGCGGCTGGACGGGTTTGATGACCTGGCCGGGGCCATCGAGGTCGTGATCGCCAATTTGCTGGAAACAGCGCTGATCCTTCCAAAGGTGTAA
- a CDS encoding glycosyltransferase, whose amino-acid sequence MKIAFFTNAFPMMSEAFIANSAAALVEAGHRVDLFGIGNVDATGLSVPEVEPLHLENSTTNIRWPDQRADRWRGLPGALKDLISQHGASTLFRVRPDIYRRTFMDLSAIYQAAQLPADGDYDIIHCQFAPLAEHVIKHRRAGFLSGRLVVNFRGYDISELVTAHGEHLYDHIWPEADAFLSNSEYFRQRAIAIGCPEDRISVVGSGMRLESFPFQPIRETSNSDIRFLMVGRLIERKGFHIAVTALAQYTQAGGRGVLVDIVGDGPMRAELEQLALDCGLGSSVTFHGAQSHKAIADLIRQCDVFIAPSMTCAKGSQDGPVNTLKEAMAIGRPVVGTRHGGISELVIDGETGLLCKEGDVDALEQAIHRILDMQADWPRMLAAARESVETTYALSRTTDDLVGIYNSILTPPSSTPGGYTGRSKEAA is encoded by the coding sequence TTGAAAATTGCGTTCTTTACAAACGCCTTCCCGATGATGTCGGAAGCCTTTATCGCGAACAGTGCGGCTGCCCTGGTTGAAGCCGGTCACAGGGTCGATCTGTTCGGTATCGGGAATGTCGATGCGACCGGGCTGTCGGTACCGGAAGTCGAGCCGCTGCACCTTGAAAATTCAACCACAAATATTCGCTGGCCGGATCAACGCGCAGATCGCTGGCGCGGCCTTCCTGGCGCATTGAAAGACCTGATCAGTCAGCACGGTGCGAGCACCCTGTTTCGGGTCAGACCGGATATTTACCGGCGCACCTTCATGGATCTGTCGGCTATTTATCAGGCAGCACAATTGCCGGCAGATGGCGATTACGACATCATTCACTGCCAATTCGCTCCGTTAGCAGAACATGTAATCAAGCACCGCCGGGCGGGATTCCTGTCTGGCCGGCTGGTTGTCAATTTCCGCGGCTACGACATTTCCGAACTGGTTACGGCTCATGGCGAGCACCTTTACGACCATATCTGGCCGGAAGCGGATGCCTTTCTCTCCAACTCCGAATATTTCCGCCAGCGCGCCATTGCAATCGGCTGTCCGGAAGACCGGATCAGCGTGGTCGGATCGGGCATGCGGCTGGAAAGTTTCCCATTCCAGCCAATCCGAGAAACCTCGAACAGCGATATCCGGTTCCTGATGGTAGGTCGCCTGATCGAACGCAAAGGCTTTCACATCGCCGTTACCGCCCTTGCGCAGTACACGCAGGCCGGCGGGCGCGGCGTTCTTGTCGACATTGTCGGGGATGGCCCAATGCGCGCCGAACTGGAACAGCTGGCGCTCGACTGCGGTCTCGGTAGCTCCGTCACTTTCCACGGCGCGCAAAGCCATAAGGCCATTGCGGACCTCATCCGCCAGTGCGACGTTTTCATCGCGCCGTCCATGACCTGCGCGAAAGGCAGTCAGGACGGGCCGGTCAATACGCTCAAGGAAGCCATGGCCATCGGACGCCCGGTCGTGGGCACCCGCCATGGCGGCATCTCGGAACTGGTGATCGATGGCGAGACAGGCCTGCTTTGCAAAGAAGGCGACGTCGACGCACTCGAACAGGCCATCCACCGGATTCTCGATATGCAGGCGGACTGGCCCAGAATGCTCGCAGCGGCCCGCGAGTCGGTGGAGACGACCTATGCCCTTTCGCGCACCACTGACGACCTGGTCGGCATCTACAATTCCATCCTGACACCCCCCTCCTCCACTCCCGGTGGCTACACCGGTCGCTCAAAGGAAGCAGCCTGA